AGCATTTTTTCCAGTTGCGGATCCGTGGCCGCGCTGGGAGCCATGATGGTCAGAAGCATGCCGCCCCAGAAGCGCTCCACCACCGTCTGAAAAACACAGACAACAAGATAAAAACTCAAGGCCCGCAGTTGCGGGGCTTCCGGGTTGAGCGCGCCGAAAAAGCGCGACGCGGCGAACATGACCCGCATGACCGTCTGATAAAAGGCGGCCAGCCAGCCATTTCGTCCGGGAGCCGTTTCCCAGGGATTGGCCTCAACAGTGTGCCCGGCGTCCCGCTCCGTCTCCGGTTCAAGACGGGCGGCTTCACGGGCATAGGCCTTGCTGGCCGTCCGGCGGATGTCCTCTTCTTCCGGTTCCGCCTGTCCCGGCGCGGACTCGGTCCGTCGCCCGCCGCCGTCTTCCGTCGTGTCTGCGGTTTCGGCCGCCGTATGTTCCGGACTACGGCCCGGCACAATGGCGCCGGGCGGCAGCGGGTCGTCCTCTCCGGGCGCGGCGGCGCGCGCCGTCGGCGCGTCGAGAGTTTCCAGCACTCCGGCCTCGGCCGAAAAGCGGAAGCGGCAGGCGCATTTTGGGCAGGTGGCGATGACCGCGCGGGCGGGCAGACGGTCGGCGGGCAGTTCTCGGCTGAAGCCGCACTGCGGGCAGATAATATTCACTGTAGGCTCCTCTCGCGGCGGCCGGGCTTGCTGAAGCCGGTCCGGCGCATCTCATACACGCCCCGGCCGCATACGGCGGCCGGATTTCCTCCTTTCTATTAGCCGCTGGCAGGCCCGCTGGCAAGTCCGCCTGATTCCGGCCGCGACCCGGACGTCAGTCACGCGATTGAAAAAAATTTCACATACGGCCCTGTTTTCGCTTGACAGCCTTCCGGAAAAGCAGGTACGCAAAGCTATAGTCATCTAGTCATATATATGAATTTATGCCACCAGTCATATTCCGCCGACGCCGCATGCAAGGACGTAGTATGCAACACAGCCAACCCAGCTATTTACCCCGTCGTGATGCCGACGACCACCTGCCCGCCTATGCCAGAATCAGCCAGAGCCTGCGCCGCCAGATTGAAAACAAAGTCTGGCAGCCGGGCAATCTGATCCCCACGGAAAGCCGCCTGGCCCAGGAGCACGGCGTAAGCGTCGGCACCGTACGCAAGGCCTTGCAGGAACTGGTTCTCGCCGGCTTTCTGCACCGCGTGCAGGGCAAGGGCACCTTTGTGGCGGGCAGTTTCATCCGCAGCAAAAACCATCGTTTTTACCGCACCCATACAGCCTTTGACGCGCCCGAACCGGAACGGCGCTGCGCCTTCCTGCGCGCGGAAGTGGAACCGGGACAGGACTTCATCTGCCGCTACCTGCAACTGGCGACGGGCACGTCCCTGCTCAGGCTGGAACGGCTTATCTCCATTGAGGACCGTCCCTTTGTGCTGGTGCATTCCTATTTCGAGGAGGCCCGTTTCCCGGGCTTGGCGCAAGCGGACCCGCGCCGCTTTGAGCAGGAAGCCCTGACCCTGATCATCGAAAACGATTACGCCACGCCCACCATGGCGGCCCATGAACTGGGCAGCGCCGTGAGCGCCACGCCGGAGGTGGCCGCCGCGCTGCAACTGCCGGAAAGCGCGCCCGTTCTCTTTCTTGAAATGCTCTCCTTTTCCTACGACGAGAGCCCGTACGAATACCGGCAGAGTTTTTGCGTCTCCGGCAGAAAATTGTTCCGTTCCTATTGAAATGCCACGCCTGCGCTGTCGCGACAGGTGTGAAGAGCATATCGCGAAAAACGCGTTTTTTCGTTACCCCCGCCGCCGCCCAGAGCGCGCGGCAGCCCCAAGCCCACGGGAGGACAGGCATGCAGGCTTCGGATTATGGCAAGCGGCTGCTGACATTTGCCGTTATTGCCGACTCACATCTCAATCAGGACGAATGGGACTGCAATTCGCCCTTCCCGGTCAACAAACTGGCCAACCGGCGCATGCGCCATGTGGTTCGTGACCTGAACCGGCGGGATGTGGCTTTTGTGGTCCACTTGGGCGACCTGATCCACCCGGTGCCCGCCGTCAAGGATCTCTATGCCGGGGCGGCCCGGCGCTTTCACGCTCAGGTCCGGGAACTGAAAGCCCCCCTGTACCTCACGCCGGGCAACCATGACATCGGCGACAAGCCCATGCCCTGGGCTCCGGCCGGTTCCATTACGGAAGACTACATTCGGCTCTGGCGGGAAACCTTCGGTGCGGACTATTATTCCTTTGACCACCAGGACATCCATATGGTGGTCATCAATTCGCAGTTGCTGAACAGCGGCCTGCCCGCCGAAGCGGAGCAGAAACTCTGGCTGGAGGCCGACCTCCAGGCCCATGCGGACCGGCGGATCTTCATCTGCACCCACTATCCGCCCTTTCTCTACGAAAGGAACGAAGCCGAGCATTACGACAATATCGCGGAACCGGAACGCGCCTGGCTGCTGGATCTGACGGCCCGTTACGGCGTGGAAGGCCTGTTCGGCGGGCACGTCCACAATTTCTGGTATCTGAGCGAGAAGGGAACCCGCCACTATCTTCTGCCCTCCACCGCCTTTGTGCGTCAGGACTACAGCGAGATGTTCCAGGCCCCGCCGGCCCTGGAGGCAACCGAAGCCGGGCGCGACGACGCGGCCAAGCTGGGCTACTTTCTGGTGCACGTGCACGAGCGCGGGCATCTCTGCGAAATGGTCCGGACCTGGGGCGCGTGCGTGGCCCCGGACGTTCCGGCGTCCTCCGGCCCCGAGCTCCTGGAGCCGGTGGCCCCCGCGCGCAACCGCTACGCCGCGCTGGGTTTCGATCTGCGCCGGAGCTGGGCCCGAGGCGTGGACATTCCGCCCAGCGGCGCGCTGGATGAATTCGACAGAAAGCGGGTGCGCAACGATTATCCCTTGCTGGCCCTCTGGGAAATGGGCGTCCGCCATCTGCGCATTCCTCTCCAGGACCTGCGCGACGCCGCCACCCGGCAGCGCATGCGCGACCTGCTGCCACTGGGGCACGCCTTCACGCTCTATTCCTACGGCCTGCCCGCGCCGTGCGACCAGAAGCTCATTCTGGATAACGCCGCCCTGCTGGCCCGCTGGGAAATCAGCTTCCGCGGGCAGGAAATGAAGCGGCTTGCCGCCGGTCTGCGCGAACTGCGTCAAAAGCTGACCCTGCCCGTCCTGCTCAGCCGGATGTGGGAGCATGAGGACAATCGCGCGCCGGACGGGCGCTATTACCATGTGATGAACCACGGTTTTACCATGAAAGACGCCGACAGCATCGCCGGCATGGCGGAGTTTGAGGGACTGGAAGGAACGGGGCTGGTTTTCCGGGCCATGAGCCACGACGACCTCCGCAGCCTGACGGCCTTTGCCCATGAGACCTGCGCCGCGCGCGGCCTGCCCGCGTCCCTGCATTTGCGCCTGACCGGCTTCAACCCCGCCGAAGTCATGCGCAACGACGCCTGGGTCGCGCAACGCACGGCGGAAGCCCTGTTCTGCGCCGCCGACCGGGGCGTCACGGTCTTCGCCGACACGCTCACGGACATTGACCGGGGCTATTTCGTGCACAACGGCGTATTGGATTCGACCTGCAATCCCCGCCGGGCCGCCAGGGTCATCGGCCATCTCCACGCCGCGCTCAACCGGGGCGATGGGCCCATGAGCCCCGTGGAAACAAGCGAAGCGCGGGGCCGCTGGCTCTGGACCCGTCAGGGCGGCGAAACCATCGCGCTGTATATGGCCGGAGAGAACCCGGCAAACGCGCCCCTGGCGCTCCCGCCGGAAATCTTCCCCGCCGCCGCGCCGGTGACCGTCATTAACCTGGACAACGGACGCATCTGCCCGGCCGCTGAACTGCGCCCCGCCGCCGCGCCGGATCTGTATTTTTTACGGGCCGCTCATTGAATATGAACCGCCTTATCACAGCCACATAAGGAGAACCGCCATGTTGCACCGATTCACGCGCATCCTGACCCTGAGCCTGCTGACCCTCTGCTTCGCGGGCACGGCCTTTGCCGAATACCCCAAAGGCCCCATTTCCATCATCTGCCCCTTCGGCGCGGGCGGCGCGGGCGATCTGGCGGCCCGCATTCTGGCCAACGCCGTCAAGAACGACTTCGCCAAACCCGTGGTGGTGGTCAACAAACCCGGCGCGGCGGGCGTGCTCGGCACCACAGTGGCCTTTCGCAGCAAGCCCGACGGCCAGACCCTGCTCATCGGGCGCGTGGCCAACGCGGCCATTATTCCGGCTCTGAACAAGACCATCCAGTACAAATGGGACAGCTTCGTCTTTCTGGGCCTGCTGGACCTCAACCCCCTGGTGGTCGTGGTCCACAAGGATTCGCCCTACAAAACGCTGCAAGACCTGGCCGACGCCATCAAGGCCAATCCCGGCAAGCTGGCATTCTGCACGGCCGGAGCTCTCAACATTCAGGAAATCGCCTCCTACACCCTGCTGCACGCCGTGGGCCTTGGCAAGGACGGCGCGGTAAGCGTGCCCTTCCAGAGCGACGCGGCGGGCAAAAACGCCATTCTGGGCAAACACGTGGACTTCGGAACCATCAATCTGGCGGCGACCTTCGACCAGATCGGCGAAGGCGGCAGTCTGCGCGCCCTAGCCGTGACCACCGACAAGCGCCTGCCCAGGTATCCGGACATTCCCACCGCGCGCGAGGCCGGTTTTCCGCAGTTGGAAAACATTCTGGGCTGGAACGCCCTGTACGGCGTCAAGGGCATGCCGCAAGAGGCCGTGGACGCGTGGGTGCGGGCTCTGCAAGGCGTCAAGACCAACAAGGAATGGATTGAACCCACGGAAAACATGGGAGCCATTCCCGACATCCTGTCTCCGGCCGAAACCGAAGCCTTTGTGCGGGATCAGGTCAACAAGTTCGAACAACTGGGCCAGGCGCTGGACCTGATCATCCAGTAAGCATGACCGCCCGGACTCCCTGACATGCTTTAAATGCGGACGGGGGCGTAACGGCCGCCCCCGCCGCCACCGGAGGCCCTATGCACGCTGTACGGAAAGACCTGACCCTGGGGCTGACCCTCTCGATTTTTTTCTGCCTGGTCTATTTCGCGCTCATTCCCATGGGCATTGAAGTTCCCCATTCCCACGATCCCGGCCAGCTTTCACCGGCTGCCTATCCCTCCTGGATCGCCATGGCGGGCCTGTGCGCCTCGCTGCTGCTGACAGCCAACGCGGCCTGGAAATATCTGCGTCTGCGCCGTCTCGCGGCCTCCGCCATGAAAAAAACGGCGACGCCCGCAACCGCGTCCGGCGACCGGCTCCACGCCCTGTCAGCCTACGGACTGCTCTTCCTCTTTTATTTCTTCATCGACGAAGTGGGCATGGTGCTGGGCGGCTTTATTCTCTACGCGGCCTTTGCCCTGCTCTGCGGCGAGCGGAACTGGCCGCGCCTGCTGCTGGTGGATTGCATCCTCATTGCGGCGCTCTATGTCTTTTTTGTCCGCATCGCCGCCGTGCCCGTGCCGCTGGGCATATTGCAATCCCTTCTTTAACGCAGTTAACACTTGAAATGCCCGCAAGTGAATTGCGGCTACTCCGGCGTCGCGGAGCGCCGCGCCATGCGCGGCGTCAGAGCATTTCAAAGTGAAATTGCCCTAAAACCGGCGCGCGCCGCATCAGGAGACGCCCATGCTGGAAGCTCTGCAACAAGGCCTGCACCTCATCGCCTCGGTGGAAAACATTCTCGCCCTGTTCGGCGGCATGCTCGGCGGCGTGATCATCGGGGCCCTGCCCGGACTGACCGGGGCCATGGCCGTGACCCTGGCCCTGCCCTTCACCTTTTACATGCCCCCCGTCACCTCCCTGATGCTTCTGCTGGGCATCTACAAGGGTTCCATGTACGGCGGCTCCATTTCCGCCATCCTGATCCGCACGCCGGGCACGGCGGCCGCCGCCTGCACCGTACTGGACGGCTATCCCCTGGCCCGGCAGGGCAAGGCGGGACAGGCCCTGTACATGGCCCTGTACGCCTCCTGTTTCGCGGACATGGTTTCCAATCTGGCCCTGATCTTCTGCACCGGCATGATCGCCAGCTTCGCCCTGCGTTTCGGACCGGCGGAATTCTTTTCCCTGATCTGCTTTTCCCTGACCATCGTGGCCGGACTGTCCGGATCGTCCCTGCTCAAGGGATTTGTCTCGGCCTGCTTCGGTCTGTTGCTGGCCAGCGTGGGCATGGACATTGTCTTCGGCACCGGCCGGATGACCTTTGGCGACGTGAATCTGATGGCCGGATTCAGCTTCATCCCCCTGCTCATCGGCCTGTTCGCCATCCCTGAAATCATCCGGGCTACCTCCCCGAAGCCGCGGCCCGTCATTCAGGCAGACATGGGGCAACGCCGCCTGAAGTGGGCGGATTTCAAACGCTGCTTCACCTCCATCTGCCGGGGCAGCCTTATCGGTGTGGTCATGGGGGCCATTCCCGGCATAGGCGGCGCGCCCGCCGCCTATCTCTCCTACAGCGAGGCCCGCCGCTACTCCAAACGGTCCGCCAACTTCGGCAAGGGCGAGTTGGAAGGCGTGGCCGCCGCCGAGGCCGGGAATAACGGCGTGTGCGGGGCCACCCTGATTCCCCTGCTCTCGCTGGGCGTGCCCGGCGACATCGTCACCGCCGTGATGCTCGGCGCGTTCATGATGCACAATATCACGCCCGGCCCCCTGCTTTTCGAGGAAAATCTGCCCCTGGTCTACGCGCTGTACTTCGGCATCATTCTGAGTTCGCTCTTTCTGCTGATCTCCGGCTTTTTCTGCCTGCGCAGCGCCGACAAAATCACCAGAGCGCCAAAAATGGTCCTCTTTCCGGCCATTCTCTGCATCTGCCTGTTCGGGGCGTTCTCCATCAACAATAACGCCTTCGACATCCTGGCGCTGCTCTGCATGGGTCTGGTAGGCCTGTATATGGGCAGGCATCACATCGCGGAAGCGCCCTTTCTGGTGGCCTTCATTCTCGGCCCGCTCTTTGAGGACAATCTGCGCCGCTCCCTGCTTATTTCCCACGGCGACGTGAGCATTCTCTGGAGCACGCCCATCTGCTGGTTTTTCATCGCCCTGACCGCGCTTTCCCTGTTCATCACCTTGCGCAAGGAATGCCTGGAGCGGAAAAAGTCCCCGGAGGCGGCCTTCGCCGAACCGTCCGGCGAGGAGTAAACCGGAGCTGTGTCCAGGGTAGATCAATCAATAAAAACCCGTTAAATGCGTCCGCACTGAACCCCACTTTAACCGCCTTGACAGACCTGGTGGTCATGGATATAGTGACGTTACTCAAGGGGAGTAACTAGGTTCTTAGAAACCTGGGCGGTATCAACAGCATGACCTTTTGGTCTGGTACCGCCGTCGGCCACGCCGATCAGTGAGACCTTGGCAGCAATGCCAAGGTCTTTTTTTTTGTTTCAGGGTCGTTTTTTCCCGCGGCTTCGCGCCTGCACGCCGCGCATCTTTTGCCCAAGGAGACGTCATGTCATTCCGCGCTTTGCGCCCGTATCTTCTGGCGGTACTGCTTACCGTGCCGGGTCTGGCCCTGCGTTTCGCGCACCCGGACATTTCGCCGCTCTGGGTGGCCCTGCTTTCGGGTCTGGCCATTCTGGGAGCTTCCTTCCTGCTGACCTGGGCCTGTGAAGTGGCCCAGATGGACATTCCCCAGGCTGTGGCCGTGGCCGTGGTGGCCTTCATCGCCGTGCTGCCGGAATACGCGGTGGACATGTACTTCACCTGGATGGCCGGCCAGCATCCGGAAAGCGCTTATTCCCACTACGCCATCGCGAATATGACCGGGGCCAACCGGCTGCTCATCGGCGTGGGCTGGTCGGCCATCGTGCTGATCTTCGCCGGGCGCTTCCATTCGGCCGTGGCCCTGCACGACGACAAACGCACGGACGTGCTCTTTCTGGGCATGGCCACCCTCTACGCCTTGCTGATCCCGCTCAAGGGTTCGCTGACCTGGATGGACGGCGTGGTCTTTCTGGCCATCTACGCCTGGTACATCTGGATTATCGCCCGCCGTCCGTGCGAGGAAGAAGAGCCTGAAGGCCCGGCCGCCGTGCTGGCCCAACTGCCCAAGAAATCGCGACTGCGCACTGTAATCGGCATTTTCATTTTCGCGGCAATGGTGATTCTCTGCAATGCCGAGCCGTTCAGCGAAAGTCTGGTGGCCAGCGGCAAGATGCTGGGCGTCAACGAATTCCTGCTGGTACAGTGGCTCGCGCCCATCGCGTCGGAAGCGCCGGAATTCATCGTGGCCCTGATGTTCGCCTTCCGGGGCAACGCCGGTCTGGCCTTGGGCAGTCTGCTTTCCTCCAAGCTCAATCAATGGACCCTGCTGGTGGGCATGATCCCCGGCGTGTACGCTGTTTCCTCGGGCGGACTTTCCCCCTCCATAAATCTTGACACCCACCAGTTTCAGGAAATATTACTGACCGCCGGGCAGTCGATCTTCGCGGTCGCCCTGCTGCTGGATCTGCGCCTGCACGTGCGCGAGGCCTTCTGGCTCCTGGTGCTCTTCACGGCCCAACTGCTTTCGCCCTTGTATGACGTGCAGTTGGAGGCCATGCTGGGTCTGCCTCATGATCCGTTGCGCCTGCATTATTTTTACGCCCAGGTCTACCTGGCCCTAGCCGCGGTGCTGATGCTCAGGAACTGGCGCAAGGTCTGGCAGTTGCGCCTGGGATTCAAAGTCTAGCGTGGATTGACTTTGAGACCATATATCCTCAAAGTCGCAACACGCCCGCTCCGGTGCCCGGCCGCGCAAAAACGTTGTGCTTGCGCGGCCGGGCATCCGAGAGAGCGGACGCTGGAACAATTTGAAGAGGGTACGTCATGTCCCGCGTTTTTAGCCATATACCGGGCATCCCGTCGACGCTGGCGGGATGGCTGCTGGCCGCGCTGCTGGCCTGTGTCTGCCTCCCGGCGGCTCCGTCGCTGTGCGCGGCAGCCGAAGAAGCGCCGTCCCCGGCTGATTCCGTCGCGCCGGACGAGGAAAACAGCGCGCCTGAACAAGCCGTGTACCCCGGCGTGGTCAATGAGCGCATCCAGCGCGGCGGCGACGGCAAACCGACGCTCAGTCTGTACTATCCGGTTCTGAACCAGACCGCAGTGGATGCGGACATCTGCCGCTGGGCCACGGGCGTGGCCGACGCTTACGAGGAAGAAGTGAGCAAGGCCGACGAAGGCCCGGACGGGGAAAAGCCCTCCAGCTACGGCATGTGGGATCTCACCGGCCTGTTCGAACTTTCGCGCCCGTCCGAAGGCGTGGCCAGCGTGACCTTCAATGTCTACAGCTATACCGGCGGCGCCCACGGCAATCTGGAAATCACCTGTCTGAATTACGACCTGCGCTCGGGACGGCGTCTGGATCTGGCGGATATGTTCAAGAATCCGGAAAAGGCTCTGCAACTGATGTCCGCATGGTCCCGGAAAGAACTCGCCCGCACTCTGGGCGAGGATGCGGATGAGGACATGATCCGGGACGGCGTGGCCCCGGACCTGCGCAATTTCGCCAATCTGACCCTGACGCCTCAGGGCCTGCGCATCGAATTCCAGCCCTATCAGGTCGCGCCCTGGTCCGCCGGGCCGCAGCGTGTGGACATGCCCCTGGCGGAACTGGCCGCCGCCGGTCCCGAAGCCCTGATCTGGCCGCAGGCCCCTGTTTCCAACGACTGACATGCCGCCCGGACGCCGGGTCGTGCTCTGTGATGAGGTCATTGTCCATGCCTCGCGTATTTTGCTGTCTTCTGGCGGCTCTGTTTTTCTGGATGTCGGCGACCACGGCCCGGGCCCTGCCCGTTACGTTCGACGTGTTGAGCGGTGCGCTTGCGGCCGCTTCCCTACCCCCGACCAGTCCCCCGGCTGACACGCCGACGGACGGCATTAGCGACGATCCCACCGGCAAGGAAGCAGCCGCGGCCGAAATTTCCGGTTCGCGGCGGCCCGGGGTCATTGACCACCTGCTCCAGCGGCCCCTGCCGGACGCCCCGGCGGAACACGGCGGCAAGGCCGAAATCAGCATTAATTACCCCTCTGTGGGCAACAATGACATTGACGCGGATATCCGCCAATGGGTCACGGGCATTGCCGACGCCTTTGAGGCGCATCTGGACATCAGCGTGTTCGGTCTGCCCGGCCTCCGGGATGACGACGCGGGTCCGGCCTTCGAATTGTTGGGTTCCTACAGCGTGTCCTGGCCGTCCAGCGCGGCGGTGAGCATCACCTTTGAAATCTGGAACTACACCGGCGGCGCGGGCAATCTGGACATCATGACGCTCAATTACAGCCTGATCACAGGGCAGCGGCTCGGTCTGGTGGACCTGTTTGAAGCGCCGGAAACCGCCCTCAACCTGATGTCCGCCTGGTCCCGTCAGGAACTGGCCCGCCGTTTCAGCGGCGGCCATCTGACCCAGGCGCTCAAGGACGGCACCGCGCCCCTGGTGGAAAATTTCTCCAGCCTGACCCTCACGCCCGAAGGCATTCGCATTAACTTTCAACCCTATCAGGTCGCACCCGGCGCCGCCGGAGCGCAAAAAGTGGACATGCCCCTGGAAGAACTGCTCCAAGCCCGGCCGCTGCTGGCCCTCTGGAACCGCTGACGCGGCTGTCCCCGATCGCCTTTTCGCCCTCAACCCGCGCTGGCCACTTCGTGCGAAGACCGGGCATGTTCGGATATCCCGCCACCTCCGGCAGGAAATGAATATTCCCATGTAAAAATCTGAAAGCTGCCGCTCCCCGCCTTGGGTATGACCCGCCCTATAATCACAGTTTTTTAATAGGAAATACTATGCCCGCACTATTACAGGATATTCTGGTTCACAATCAGCGCGTCAGCGAAAAAGAGGGTCCGGTCCGGCACTTGGCCGCCGCAAGCCTGGAAAAAACTCCGCGCAAGCGTTGCGCCATCTTCACCTGCATGGATGCCCGCCTGGTGGAAATGGTAGAGCCCGCTCTGGGCATCCGACGCGGCGACGCCGTGGTGCTGCGCAACGCCGGCAACATCATCGGCACGCCGCAGGGAACCATGATCATCAGCCTGCTGGTGGCCATATTTATGCAGGATATTGAAGAAATTGTGGTTGTGGGACATGAGGATTGCGGTTTTACCCACGCCTCCTCAGCGGTCCTGCTGGAAAGGGTGCGCCGCCGGGGCATCAGCGAAGAGGCCGTGGAGGCCATGCGCGGCCCCCTGGAAACCTATCTGGACCCGCACACCGACCCGGAACAGAACGTCCGTGACGTGGTGGAACTGCTCCGCACCATCCGGCCTTTCCGCGCGATATTCTGGTCCACGGCCTGCTGATGCATCCGGGCAGCGGCAAAACGCGCTTGGTAGTGGATGGCTCATGCGGATAGAACACGCTTCATATTGAGACGCTCCAACGACTGCACAGTGCGCAGCGACGTTCGCGTACAGGCAAAAAAGGTCACAAAAAAAGAGAGCCGGCAACCCATGTAACCAACTCTCTTTATTGATATATAATTGCTATATGGCGGAGGGGGTGGGATTCGAACCCACGTACCGGCTATTAACCGATAACTCGATTTCGAGTCGAGCGCGTTACGGCCACTTCGCTACCCCTCCGCAGGGGTAAGGCGGAACCGGAGAAATCTCTAGCCCACTTTTGCGCGAAAAGCAATGTCGGGCGGGCGCTTTTCCAAGGCATCGAATGAAGGACCTGGAGCGGACGGCGTTTCCCGCACGCCAAAACGGCGGCGGAAGCATTCTCCCCTCGCCTCCATCCCGGCGGAACAGAATGGATTCATCCGATTCCCGGCGGCCCGCGCCCGTGCCGCATCTTGCCGCTGCCCCGGCTTTTTCCTATAGTGCGCTGAGTCCATGCCCGCCGAACGCGGGCGCACCCCAACACGGAAGCGGCCATGCTTGAAGAAAAATATACCGGCAACGGCAAGGTGCTGCTGCTCGCGGGCGGCGGCAGAATATACACGGATCTGGCGGCGCGCTTCGTACGTAGCGAACGCGAACTGGAGGACATCGTGGCCTCGCCCTATTCCCGCCAGATCGTGAAGAATATTCTCTCCAGCGGCCACCGCGCCGCCCTGGAGTTCGACTTTTTCCTTTTCGGCGTGGAGGGCTACTCACGCGTGACCGAGGCCCAACTGGTGCGCAAGCGACTGGCTTCCTACCTGATCAAGTCCGGCCGGGCGGAGCTCAACGGCAAGCGGCGTTTTTCCGTGGTCTATCCGCGCGAGGTGGCGGAATTTTCCGCGCCTGTGGCCCTGCCCGGCGGCGGCACGGCCACGCTCAGCGGCCGGGATCTGGCCGATCTGACCCGCCAGTGGTACGAGGCCGGGCTGGAAGCCGGGCTGCCCGAGGAAAATCTGCGTTATCTGAAGCCCCAGGCCACGGAGTTCAAGGCCATCATCGGCATGAACGCCCACGCCCTGCTGGACTGGTTCGCCATCCGCTGCTGCCGCAACGCCCAGCATGAAATCCGCGATCTGGCCTGGAAGATGCTGCGCCTCTGTCGTCAGGCCGCGCCCGACCTGTTCGAGGGTGCGGGACCCAACTGCGTGCAACTGGGCTATTGCCCGGAAAACAGTTTGCAGAATGCGCGCTGCAAAGGGCGGATCATCACCAAGGACGAGGCCATGGCCGTGCTGCGGGAACACGGCCGCCGGGAAAGCCCGCCGCGCGACGACGAATTCGAGCAGGAATAAATGACAGGCCCCGGTCCAGTGAAGGACCGGGGCCTGTATTTGCCTGATGTTTTTTCTTCAAGCGCGTTTGAGGGCCTTTTTCAGCGTATCCCGGTAGAT
The sequence above is drawn from the Desulfovibrio porci genome and encodes:
- a CDS encoding YIP1 family protein yields the protein MNIICPQCGFSRELPADRLPARAVIATCPKCACRFRFSAEAGVLETLDAPTARAAAPGEDDPLPPGAIVPGRSPEHTAAETADTTEDGGGRRTESAPGQAEPEEEDIRRTASKAYAREAARLEPETERDAGHTVEANPWETAPGRNGWLAAFYQTVMRVMFAASRFFGALNPEAPQLRALSFYLVVCVFQTVVERFWGGMLLTIMAPSAATDPQLEKMLALLAPQTNLAMTLLLRTALLVLQLYVFSGLVHLAYRFVAPDRTSFPLVFQVMAYSSAPALLCVIPGLGSLAGMIWGLACMAVGCRAALRLNWPQTLLGFVPVCLVMAPMFLQLLSAVQA
- a CDS encoding GntR family transcriptional regulator, translating into MQHSQPSYLPRRDADDHLPAYARISQSLRRQIENKVWQPGNLIPTESRLAQEHGVSVGTVRKALQELVLAGFLHRVQGKGTFVAGSFIRSKNHRFYRTHTAFDAPEPERRCAFLRAEVEPGQDFICRYLQLATGTSLLRLERLISIEDRPFVLVHSYFEEARFPGLAQADPRRFEQEALTLIIENDYATPTMAAHELGSAVSATPEVAAALQLPESAPVLFLEMLSFSYDESPYEYRQSFCVSGRKLFRSY
- a CDS encoding metallophosphoesterase, which gives rise to MQASDYGKRLLTFAVIADSHLNQDEWDCNSPFPVNKLANRRMRHVVRDLNRRDVAFVVHLGDLIHPVPAVKDLYAGAARRFHAQVRELKAPLYLTPGNHDIGDKPMPWAPAGSITEDYIRLWRETFGADYYSFDHQDIHMVVINSQLLNSGLPAEAEQKLWLEADLQAHADRRIFICTHYPPFLYERNEAEHYDNIAEPERAWLLDLTARYGVEGLFGGHVHNFWYLSEKGTRHYLLPSTAFVRQDYSEMFQAPPALEATEAGRDDAAKLGYFLVHVHERGHLCEMVRTWGACVAPDVPASSGPELLEPVAPARNRYAALGFDLRRSWARGVDIPPSGALDEFDRKRVRNDYPLLALWEMGVRHLRIPLQDLRDAATRQRMRDLLPLGHAFTLYSYGLPAPCDQKLILDNAALLARWEISFRGQEMKRLAAGLRELRQKLTLPVLLSRMWEHEDNRAPDGRYYHVMNHGFTMKDADSIAGMAEFEGLEGTGLVFRAMSHDDLRSLTAFAHETCAARGLPASLHLRLTGFNPAEVMRNDAWVAQRTAEALFCAADRGVTVFADTLTDIDRGYFVHNGVLDSTCNPRRAARVIGHLHAALNRGDGPMSPVETSEARGRWLWTRQGGETIALYMAGENPANAPLALPPEIFPAAAPVTVINLDNGRICPAAELRPAAAPDLYFLRAAH
- a CDS encoding tripartite tricarboxylate transporter substrate binding protein codes for the protein MLHRFTRILTLSLLTLCFAGTAFAEYPKGPISIICPFGAGGAGDLAARILANAVKNDFAKPVVVVNKPGAAGVLGTTVAFRSKPDGQTLLIGRVANAAIIPALNKTIQYKWDSFVFLGLLDLNPLVVVVHKDSPYKTLQDLADAIKANPGKLAFCTAGALNIQEIASYTLLHAVGLGKDGAVSVPFQSDAAGKNAILGKHVDFGTINLAATFDQIGEGGSLRALAVTTDKRLPRYPDIPTAREAGFPQLENILGWNALYGVKGMPQEAVDAWVRALQGVKTNKEWIEPTENMGAIPDILSPAETEAFVRDQVNKFEQLGQALDLIIQ
- a CDS encoding tripartite tricarboxylate transporter TctB family protein, which encodes MHAVRKDLTLGLTLSIFFCLVYFALIPMGIEVPHSHDPGQLSPAAYPSWIAMAGLCASLLLTANAAWKYLRLRRLAASAMKKTATPATASGDRLHALSAYGLLFLFYFFIDEVGMVLGGFILYAAFALLCGERNWPRLLLVDCILIAALYVFFVRIAAVPVPLGILQSLL
- a CDS encoding tripartite tricarboxylate transporter permease — encoded protein: MLEALQQGLHLIASVENILALFGGMLGGVIIGALPGLTGAMAVTLALPFTFYMPPVTSLMLLLGIYKGSMYGGSISAILIRTPGTAAAACTVLDGYPLARQGKAGQALYMALYASCFADMVSNLALIFCTGMIASFALRFGPAEFFSLICFSLTIVAGLSGSSLLKGFVSACFGLLLASVGMDIVFGTGRMTFGDVNLMAGFSFIPLLIGLFAIPEIIRATSPKPRPVIQADMGQRRLKWADFKRCFTSICRGSLIGVVMGAIPGIGGAPAAYLSYSEARRYSKRSANFGKGELEGVAAAEAGNNGVCGATLIPLLSLGVPGDIVTAVMLGAFMMHNITPGPLLFEENLPLVYALYFGIILSSLFLLISGFFCLRSADKITRAPKMVLFPAILCICLFGAFSINNNAFDILALLCMGLVGLYMGRHHIAEAPFLVAFILGPLFEDNLRRSLLISHGDVSILWSTPICWFFIALTALSLFITLRKECLERKKSPEAAFAEPSGEE
- a CDS encoding sodium:calcium antiporter, with the protein product MSFRALRPYLLAVLLTVPGLALRFAHPDISPLWVALLSGLAILGASFLLTWACEVAQMDIPQAVAVAVVAFIAVLPEYAVDMYFTWMAGQHPESAYSHYAIANMTGANRLLIGVGWSAIVLIFAGRFHSAVALHDDKRTDVLFLGMATLYALLIPLKGSLTWMDGVVFLAIYAWYIWIIARRPCEEEEPEGPAAVLAQLPKKSRLRTVIGIFIFAAMVILCNAEPFSESLVASGKMLGVNEFLLVQWLAPIASEAPEFIVALMFAFRGNAGLALGSLLSSKLNQWTLLVGMIPGVYAVSSGGLSPSINLDTHQFQEILLTAGQSIFAVALLLDLRLHVREAFWLLVLFTAQLLSPLYDVQLEAMLGLPHDPLRLHYFYAQVYLALAAVLMLRNWRKVWQLRLGFKV